A single genomic interval of Acidovorax sp. 1608163 harbors:
- a CDS encoding M14 family metallopeptidase, producing the protein MPESPEPSGRWRLHALTATIISAALLAACSSTPLPPWPSAGSKPTATVPAPLPRAASAKQVPPPLGTTPKAAEATATPVLPTPALAGRNEEPLTPPYSAAVAARFPDPAIQYSTPGLGKDRRSFTTNAELAQWLTGLADMRSGATPPPQLLQLGVSQRGTPILGLLLTKAKNPSPAALETAGRPTVIMLGQQHGDEPAGAEALLIMARELAPNGLLDALLDKINVIVVPRANPDGAEAGTRNTANGVDMNRDHLLLQTPEAQAIARLVRDYRPLLVIDSHEYTVAGRFKEKFNAIQKYDALLQHATTANYPEFLTKASLEWYHAPMVAALKEQGLSSEWYYTTSTDRDDKSISMGGTQPDTGRNVHGLKNAVSLLIETRGVGIGRLHAQRRVHTQVTAITSALRSTADKIGPLEQVRSFVARDIAAQACRDQVVTEAAATPTQRDLVLLDPTTGEDRSLRVDWNSSLSLRKLQTRARPCGYWLDASAAAAVERLKLMGVQVMKVAEAGSLLAEKYQETAREIGERRDVRGAIAASSDTIRIKVAPVRAAIDVPTGSYYIPLNQALAHIAVAALEPDTQSSYFANHLIGELEHTARVMATPSLVFEEAD; encoded by the coding sequence ATGCCTGAGAGCCCCGAGCCAAGCGGCAGGTGGCGGCTGCATGCACTCACCGCAACCATCATTTCAGCGGCTTTGCTGGCGGCTTGCAGCAGCACACCGTTGCCACCATGGCCCAGCGCCGGGAGCAAGCCCACGGCAACAGTCCCTGCACCGTTGCCACGCGCTGCATCGGCCAAGCAGGTTCCGCCCCCACTCGGCACTACACCTAAAGCAGCCGAAGCCACAGCGACGCCTGTCCTGCCAACCCCAGCTTTGGCGGGCAGAAACGAAGAACCACTCACGCCACCTTACAGCGCAGCGGTGGCAGCACGTTTTCCTGATCCAGCCATCCAATACAGCACCCCGGGGCTTGGGAAAGATCGCCGCTCATTCACCACCAATGCCGAGCTAGCGCAATGGCTGACAGGGCTTGCAGACATGCGATCTGGGGCCACCCCACCTCCCCAGTTGCTTCAGCTAGGCGTGTCTCAACGTGGCACTCCAATCTTGGGCTTGCTGCTGACCAAAGCAAAAAACCCCAGCCCAGCTGCACTGGAAACTGCAGGCCGCCCCACCGTGATCATGCTGGGGCAACAGCACGGGGACGAGCCGGCAGGAGCGGAAGCTCTCCTCATCATGGCCCGCGAGTTGGCCCCTAATGGGCTGCTCGATGCGCTGCTGGACAAGATCAACGTGATTGTGGTGCCGCGCGCCAATCCCGATGGCGCCGAAGCAGGAACGCGCAACACGGCCAACGGTGTCGACATGAACCGTGACCACCTGCTGCTGCAAACCCCCGAGGCCCAAGCGATAGCACGCTTGGTACGCGACTACCGCCCGTTGCTTGTCATTGACTCACATGAATACACCGTGGCAGGTCGGTTCAAGGAAAAGTTCAATGCCATCCAGAAATACGATGCTTTGCTGCAGCATGCGACGACAGCCAACTACCCTGAGTTTCTGACCAAGGCCTCCCTGGAGTGGTACCACGCCCCCATGGTGGCAGCCCTGAAAGAGCAAGGCCTGAGCAGCGAGTGGTACTACACCACATCCACCGACCGCGACGACAAGAGCATTTCCATGGGCGGCACACAGCCCGACACCGGTCGAAATGTGCACGGACTTAAAAATGCGGTAAGCCTGTTGATCGAAACACGGGGCGTTGGTATTGGCAGGCTGCATGCACAAAGGCGGGTACACACCCAGGTCACAGCCATCACCAGCGCATTGCGCAGCACGGCCGACAAGATAGGCCCACTGGAGCAAGTGCGCTCATTTGTTGCACGAGACATCGCTGCGCAGGCTTGCCGCGACCAAGTCGTAACCGAAGCCGCCGCCACCCCCACCCAACGCGACCTTGTTTTGCTGGACCCAACCACCGGAGAAGATCGCAGCCTGCGGGTGGACTGGAATTCCTCACTGAGCCTGCGCAAACTGCAGACCCGGGCACGCCCATGCGGCTACTGGCTGGATGCCAGTGCAGCCGCTGCTGTAGAGCGACTCAAGCTGATGGGCGTTCAAGTGATGAAGGTTGCCGAAGCAGGCTCGCTACTCGCGGAAAAATACCAGGAAACCGCAAGAGAAATCGGGGAACGGCGCGACGTGCGGGGCGCCATTGCAGCCAGCAGTGACACCATCCGCATCAAGGTGGCGCCCGTGCGCGCAGCCATCGACGTCCCCACTGGCAGCTACTACATTCCGCTGAACCAAGCCTTGGCACACATCGCCGTGGCGGCTTTAGAGCCCGATACCCAGAGCAGCTACTTTGCAAACCACTTGATCGGCGAGCTGGAGCACACAGCTCGCGTCATGGCCACCCCCTCCCTGGTTTTTGAAGAAGCCGACTGA
- a CDS encoding DEAD/DEAH box helicase, giving the protein MKFEELNLAPAILKAVLEQGYETPTPIQAQAIPSVLAGHDLLAGAQTGTGKTAAFTLPMLHRLSQGTAPKSKFGGKGIRALVLTPTRELAAQVEESVRDYGKYLDINSTVVFGGVGMNPQIDRIKRGVDVLVATPGRLLDLQQQGFLDLSTVEILVLDEADRMLDMGFIHDVKKVLALVPKDKQSLLFSATFSDEIRELANTLLKNPQSIQVTPSNTTVQRITQVIHPVGRGKKKQVLLHIIQQHNWSQVLVFTRTKFGANNVAEFLTKNGVQAMALHGNKSQSARTQALAGFKSGDIRALVATDIAARGIDIDDLPHVVNYEIPNVSEDYVHRIGRTGRAGATGEAVSLVCMDEEGFMMDIERFTKQQIPVQVIEGFGPDAGEKAEPIAMGRQTIWGGAGKPPSREVMQAAAKAARSEMMERIRTNKAGQGAGNGNGGGERGPRPAGGGNGGGGRGGRAGGGAAANGGGNGPRGGRAGGGQGGGARAGGQAPRGRSGGGGYEGGGGGNRYDDSQPPRANAHLGTHSGHSNPGNRHSGHSAGGQPDPMRTSVDSMGGGGRRGSGGGYRSGGGNGGGGYGGGGGRSNGPRGSGGGPRGGSFNR; this is encoded by the coding sequence ATGAAATTTGAAGAACTGAATCTGGCTCCTGCCATCCTGAAGGCGGTGCTCGAACAAGGCTACGAGACACCCACCCCTATTCAGGCCCAGGCGATTCCCTCCGTACTCGCAGGCCATGACCTGCTGGCCGGAGCGCAGACGGGTACCGGCAAGACCGCAGCATTCACACTGCCAATGCTGCACCGCCTCAGCCAGGGCACAGCCCCCAAAAGCAAGTTCGGCGGCAAGGGCATCCGCGCCCTGGTCCTGACCCCCACCCGTGAACTGGCGGCCCAGGTTGAAGAGTCGGTGCGCGACTACGGCAAATACCTGGACATCAACTCCACCGTCGTCTTCGGCGGCGTTGGCATGAACCCGCAAATCGACCGCATCAAGCGTGGTGTGGACGTGCTGGTTGCCACACCAGGCCGTTTGCTGGACTTGCAGCAGCAAGGCTTCCTGGACCTCTCTACCGTCGAAATTCTCGTTCTGGACGAAGCCGACCGCATGCTCGACATGGGTTTCATCCACGACGTCAAGAAAGTCCTGGCGCTGGTCCCCAAAGACAAGCAAAGTCTGCTGTTCTCCGCCACATTCAGCGATGAAATCCGCGAGCTGGCCAACACGCTGCTCAAGAACCCGCAAAGCATCCAGGTCACGCCCAGCAACACCACGGTGCAACGCATCACCCAGGTGATTCACCCCGTGGGCCGTGGCAAGAAGAAGCAAGTGCTGCTGCACATCATTCAGCAGCACAACTGGAGCCAAGTGCTGGTATTCACCCGCACCAAGTTTGGCGCCAACAACGTAGCCGAGTTTCTGACCAAAAACGGTGTTCAAGCCATGGCACTGCATGGCAACAAGAGCCAGAGCGCCCGTACACAGGCCCTGGCGGGCTTCAAGAGTGGTGATATCCGCGCCCTGGTGGCTACCGATATTGCAGCCCGCGGCATCGACATTGACGATCTGCCCCATGTCGTTAACTACGAAATCCCCAACGTCTCCGAAGACTATGTGCACCGCATTGGCCGTACGGGCCGTGCAGGCGCCACGGGCGAAGCAGTGAGCCTGGTCTGCATGGACGAAGAAGGCTTCATGATGGACATCGAGCGCTTCACCAAGCAGCAGATTCCAGTGCAAGTCATCGAGGGCTTTGGCCCAGACGCAGGTGAAAAGGCAGAGCCCATTGCCATGGGCCGCCAGACGATCTGGGGCGGTGCAGGCAAGCCCCCAAGCCGCGAAGTGATGCAGGCCGCCGCCAAGGCCGCCCGCAGTGAAATGATGGAACGCATCCGCACCAACAAAGCCGGCCAGGGTGCAGGCAACGGCAATGGCGGCGGCGAGCGCGGCCCCCGTCCTGCCGGTGGCGGCAATGGCGGCGGTGGCCGTGGCGGTCGCGCCGGTGGCGGTGCCGCAGCGAATGGCGGCGGCAATGGCCCACGTGGCGGTCGTGCCGGTGGTGGCCAGGGCGGCGGCGCACGCGCTGGCGGCCAAGCCCCTCGCGGTCGCTCCGGCGGCGGTGGTTACGAAGGCGGCGGTGGCGGCAATCGCTACGACGACTCGCAACCTCCGCGCGCCAATGCCCACCTGGGAACGCACTCGGGTCACAGCAACCCAGGCAACCGCCACTCAGGCCATTCGGCGGGCGGCCAGCCTGACCCGATGCGCACCAGCGTAGACAGCATGGGCGGCGGCGGTCGCCGTGGCAGTGGTGGTGGCTACCGCAGTGGTGGTGGCAATGGCGGCGGTGGATACGGCGGCGGTGGTGGCCGCAGCAACGGCCCTCGCGGGTCTGGCGGCGGCCCTCGCGGCGGCTCGTTCAACCGCTAA
- the ettA gene encoding energy-dependent translational throttle protein EttA: MAQYVFSMNRVGKIVPPKRQILKDISLSFFPGAKIGVLGTNGSGKSTLLKIMAGIDKEIEGEAIPMAGLNIGYLPQEPQLDPTQTVRESVEAGMGKVFAAKARLEEVYTAYGAEDADFDALAAEQAELEAIIATAGTDSEHQLEIAADALRLPPWDANIGVLSGGEKRRVALCRLLLSKPDMLLLDEPTNHLDAESVDWLEQFLQRYSGTVVAITHDRYFLDNAAEWILELDRGSGIPYKGNYSDWLTQKGARLEAEQKGEEARAKALKKELEWSRQNPKARQAKSKARLARFEELSDFEYQKRNETNEIFIPVADRLGSQVIEFKNVTKSFGDRVLIDNLSFNIPAGAIVGIIGPNGAGKSTLFKLIAGKEKPDSGEVVIGSTVKMAFVDQHRDDLSNDKTVWEDVSGGLDILNVGKFQMASRAYCGRFNFNGGDQQKKVGMLSGGERGRLHLAKTLIAGGNVLMLDEPSNDLDVETLRALEDALLEFAGTMLVISHDRWFLDRIATHILAAEGDSQWTFFDGNYQEYEADKKKRLGEEGAKPKRMRYKALK, encoded by the coding sequence ATGGCTCAGTATGTTTTCTCCATGAACCGCGTCGGCAAGATCGTGCCGCCCAAGCGGCAGATTTTGAAAGACATCTCCCTGAGCTTCTTCCCGGGCGCCAAGATCGGCGTGCTGGGGACCAATGGCTCGGGCAAGTCCACCCTGCTGAAAATCATGGCAGGCATTGACAAGGAAATCGAAGGCGAAGCCATCCCCATGGCGGGCCTGAACATTGGTTACCTGCCTCAGGAACCCCAGCTGGACCCCACCCAGACCGTGCGTGAAAGCGTGGAAGCCGGCATGGGCAAGGTGTTCGCCGCCAAGGCGCGCCTCGAAGAGGTCTACACCGCCTACGGTGCCGAAGACGCCGACTTTGACGCTCTGGCCGCCGAACAGGCCGAGTTGGAAGCCATCATCGCCACGGCTGGTACCGACTCCGAGCACCAGCTGGAAATCGCTGCCGACGCGCTGCGCCTGCCCCCGTGGGATGCCAACATCGGCGTGCTCTCCGGCGGCGAAAAGCGCCGCGTGGCGCTGTGCCGCCTGCTGCTGTCCAAGCCCGACATGCTGCTGCTCGACGAGCCTACCAACCACTTGGACGCCGAATCGGTGGACTGGCTGGAGCAGTTCCTGCAGCGCTACTCCGGCACCGTGGTGGCCATCACCCACGATCGCTACTTCCTGGACAACGCCGCCGAGTGGATTCTGGAACTAGACCGTGGGTCCGGCATCCCGTACAAGGGCAACTACTCCGACTGGCTGACCCAAAAGGGTGCCCGCCTGGAAGCCGAACAAAAGGGCGAAGAAGCCCGCGCCAAGGCCCTGAAGAAGGAACTGGAATGGTCGCGCCAGAACCCCAAGGCGCGTCAGGCCAAGAGCAAGGCCCGTCTGGCCCGCTTTGAGGAACTGAGCGACTTCGAATACCAAAAGCGCAACGAAACCAACGAAATCTTCATCCCCGTGGCCGACCGCCTGGGCAGCCAGGTGATCGAGTTCAAGAACGTCACCAAATCGTTTGGCGACCGGGTGCTGATCGACAACCTGAGCTTCAACATCCCTGCAGGCGCCATCGTCGGCATCATCGGGCCCAACGGCGCCGGTAAGTCCACGCTGTTCAAGCTGATTGCGGGCAAGGAAAAGCCGGACTCGGGGGAAGTCGTCATCGGCTCCACCGTCAAGATGGCCTTTGTGGACCAGCACCGTGATGACCTGTCCAACGACAAGACGGTGTGGGAAGACGTGTCGGGCGGGCTTGACATCCTGAACGTCGGCAAATTCCAGATGGCCAGCCGTGCCTATTGCGGTCGCTTCAACTTCAATGGCGGCGACCAGCAAAAGAAGGTCGGCATGCTCTCAGGGGGGGAGCGTGGCCGTTTGCACTTGGCTAAGACCTTGATTGCGGGCGGCAACGTGCTGATGCTCGATGAACCGTCCAACGACTTGGACGTGGAAACCCTGCGCGCCTTGGAAGATGCGCTGTTGGAGTTTGCTGGCACGATGTTGGTCATCAGCCACGATCGCTGGTTCCTTGACCGTATTGCCACCCACATCTTGGCAGCCGAAGGTGACAGCCAATGGACGTTTTTTGACGGCAATTACCAAGAGTACGAAGCGGACAAGAAAAAACGCCTGGGCGAAGAGGGCGCCAAGCCCAAGCGGATGCGTTACAAGGCACTCAAGTAA
- a CDS encoding DUF1631 family protein → MSQAASRSRTVFRACVVSAVREGEALMGKLVEVTRNALTQEESSVRNVQQRNNISDALGVLKQHEAGMVKGYSMALLEIFAEGPSNAKARPADETGMDFGELSLMDESEMQDQVELSKAQQQAVHATEAVLAELNTLVSSAQGLRSVQPERNPLRPENYIRALQRVVSETGAPSEVRQLWMQHMRSLLGKLLEVEYQRMAKSLREQGIEPVGYAVLGSPAMAGRTGYGPAQGMGGARGMAAAIPRATDNPVGTVAPRATVATQAMAVAWVGTRAGRANRPCSRRWLPRRKRPS, encoded by the coding sequence ATGTCCCAGGCAGCGTCCCGTTCGAGAACTGTTTTTCGCGCCTGCGTCGTTAGCGCTGTGCGCGAGGGCGAAGCGCTCATGGGCAAATTGGTGGAGGTCACGCGCAATGCGTTGACGCAAGAGGAGTCTTCAGTTCGCAACGTCCAGCAGCGCAACAACATCAGCGATGCGCTGGGTGTGCTCAAGCAGCACGAAGCTGGCATGGTCAAGGGCTACTCCATGGCCTTGCTGGAGATCTTTGCAGAAGGCCCTTCCAACGCCAAAGCCCGCCCGGCCGACGAAACCGGGATGGATTTTGGCGAGCTTTCGCTCATGGACGAGAGCGAAATGCAAGACCAGGTGGAGCTGTCCAAGGCCCAGCAACAAGCGGTGCATGCGACCGAAGCGGTGTTGGCAGAGCTCAACACCTTGGTCAGCTCGGCCCAGGGCCTGCGCAGCGTGCAGCCCGAGCGCAATCCTCTGCGTCCCGAAAATTACATCCGTGCTTTGCAGCGTGTGGTGTCTGAAACGGGCGCCCCGTCAGAGGTACGCCAGTTGTGGATGCAACACATGCGTAGCCTGCTGGGTAAGTTATTGGAGGTGGAATACCAGCGCATGGCCAAAAGCCTGCGCGAGCAAGGCATTGAGCCCGTGGGCTATGCCGTGCTGGGCTCGCCCGCCATGGCGGGGCGCACAGGCTACGGCCCGGCGCAAGGTATGGGGGGGGCACGGGGTATGGCAGCGGCTATTCCACGGGCTACGGACAACCCAGTGGGTACGGTGGCACCACGGGCTACGGTGGCAACACAGGCTATGGCCGTGGCATGGGTGGGCACACGGGCTGGCAGGGCGAATCGGCCATGCAGCCGCAGATGGCTGCCGAGGCGGAAGAGGCCATCTTGA
- a CDS encoding DUF1631 family protein: MGGHTGWQGESAMQPQMAAEAEEAILTVGILRQMLAGGDPFDPRGAYVAVPSQAVPLQSGQMPAVGWVDGRTAVPSGHAAMGSAYAAVPAVAADAMEDIAQLERLVNRLSGGSQAAPLSAWRAPTQMGQPIYTVPFVAPTESPVVAADVVGGMMVALAQDTRLLPPVQRAVQNLEPALKQLVRFDPRFFSDAGHPARRLLDEMTQRSLAFASEEAPGFAQFVRLINEAVAHLAASQIKDATPFETVLKALYSAWDTQEQRAKAKEAAQKRVLQRAEQRAMLAEKIAADIRRLPDMGQVPADVLDFAAGPWADVVALAQVSQADGAEDDPGGYLALVPMLLWSAQPELTRLELDRLTQAIPDMLAKLREGLRTVDYPAAKTSTFLERLVALHQSAFEMPMPSGTSIPLPQGEVFAEPPDSLGSEMPSEDSLQAVLDTGSGSAASDAAADPFANFVVGAWVELITNQRPVRTQLTWASPNGTLFLFTSPDGSTQSMTRRMRDKLAGEGTLRVVRVKSSSRSANSAPAGLSRSATKAAKGR; the protein is encoded by the coding sequence ATGGGTGGGCACACGGGCTGGCAGGGCGAATCGGCCATGCAGCCGCAGATGGCTGCCGAGGCGGAAGAGGCCATCTTGACGGTGGGCATTCTGCGCCAGATGCTGGCGGGGGGCGACCCCTTTGACCCCCGTGGGGCCTATGTGGCCGTGCCTTCTCAGGCGGTGCCCTTGCAGTCTGGCCAGATGCCTGCGGTGGGCTGGGTGGATGGGCGCACGGCGGTGCCCAGTGGCCATGCCGCCATGGGCTCTGCCTACGCGGCAGTGCCCGCAGTGGCGGCCGACGCCATGGAAGACATTGCGCAGCTGGAGAGGTTGGTAAACCGTCTGAGCGGCGGCAGCCAGGCGGCGCCCCTGTCTGCCTGGCGCGCACCCACCCAAATGGGGCAGCCCATCTACACCGTGCCCTTCGTGGCACCCACAGAATCGCCCGTGGTGGCTGCCGATGTGGTGGGGGGCATGATGGTGGCCCTGGCGCAAGACACCCGCTTGCTCCCGCCGGTGCAGCGTGCCGTGCAAAACCTGGAGCCCGCGCTCAAGCAGTTGGTGCGGTTTGACCCCCGCTTCTTCTCCGATGCAGGCCATCCCGCGCGCCGTTTGCTGGACGAAATGACCCAGCGCAGCTTGGCATTTGCCTCGGAAGAGGCCCCAGGGTTTGCCCAGTTTGTGCGGCTGATCAATGAAGCGGTGGCCCATCTGGCGGCCAGTCAGATCAAGGACGCCACGCCCTTTGAAACCGTGCTCAAGGCGCTGTACTCCGCCTGGGACACCCAGGAGCAGCGCGCCAAAGCGAAAGAAGCGGCGCAAAAGAGGGTCCTTCAGCGGGCCGAGCAGCGCGCCATGCTGGCCGAGAAAATTGCGGCCGACATTCGGCGGCTGCCCGACATGGGGCAGGTGCCTGCCGATGTACTCGACTTTGCCGCAGGCCCTTGGGCCGATGTGGTGGCGTTGGCGCAGGTGAGCCAGGCCGACGGTGCTGAGGATGACCCAGGGGGCTACCTCGCGCTGGTGCCTATGCTGCTGTGGAGTGCGCAGCCCGAGCTGACCCGGCTGGAGCTGGACCGGCTGACGCAGGCGATCCCCGACATGCTGGCCAAGCTGCGAGAAGGTTTGCGCACCGTCGATTACCCCGCCGCCAAAACCAGCACATTTCTGGAGCGGCTGGTGGCCTTGCACCAGTCTGCGTTTGAGATGCCCATGCCCTCGGGCACCTCCATCCCCTTGCCTCAAGGCGAGGTGTTTGCCGAGCCGCCCGACAGCCTGGGCTCTGAAATGCCTTCAGAAGACAGCTTGCAGGCCGTGCTGGACACCGGCAGTGGATCTGCGGCCAGCGATGCAGCGGCGGACCCCTTTGCCAACTTTGTGGTGGGCGCCTGGGTGGAGCTGATCACCAACCAGCGCCCAGTGCGCACCCAGCTGACCTGGGCCAGCCCCAATGGCACGCTGTTCCTGTTCACATCGCCCGATGGCAGCACCCAGTCCATGACGCGGCGCATGCGCGACAAGCTGGCTGGCGAAGGCACGCTGCGTGTGGTGCGGGTGAAGTCTTCTTCGCGCAGTGCCAACTCGGCCCCGGCAGGCCTGTCGCGTTCCGCCACCAAGGCGGCCAAGGGCCGTTAA
- a CDS encoding TAXI family TRAP transporter solute-binding subunit: MSKALRSTLLSLRDLLLSAGPLAFLAVGLLALAYWWLNPTPPKSVTLATGPAQSAYEEFGKRYQKALAAEGIEVRLLPSDGSSANLQLLRDGQADLAFVQGGTAELQPEDPDELVSLGSLFVEPVWLFYRTDAALRLHHSPRLDGLRQLRGMRVNVGSDGSGVPTLMDRLLEANRLEKGAVTMSRLEETPATVAFLAGKLDALVFASAPESLMVQMLLQTPGVQLLDIAQHEAYARRFPFLSPVTLPRGVVDLASNVPARDVRMVASTTSLLARESTHPALLTLFAQNAQRLHSSPGWFNRAREFPNMRHSELPIAKEGERAINEPVPMMQRYLPFWLANLIERMWLVLGILLAALLPLSRIVPPLYQFRVRSRVFRWYGRLREIEDTVESQPAEHPEMLKALDALEAQVEKVTVPLSYADELYALRNHIHLVRKKLLRA, encoded by the coding sequence ATGTCCAAGGCCCTTCGATCCACGCTGCTGTCATTGCGCGACCTGCTGTTGTCTGCAGGCCCACTGGCTTTCCTAGCGGTGGGCCTGCTGGCGCTGGCGTACTGGTGGCTCAACCCCACGCCGCCCAAGTCCGTCACCCTGGCCACCGGCCCGGCGCAAAGTGCGTACGAAGAGTTTGGCAAGCGCTACCAAAAGGCACTGGCCGCCGAGGGCATCGAGGTGCGATTGCTGCCCAGCGATGGTTCGTCGGCCAACTTGCAGTTGCTGCGCGATGGCCAGGCCGACCTGGCCTTTGTGCAAGGCGGCACGGCCGAGCTGCAGCCCGAGGACCCTGATGAGCTGGTGTCACTGGGCAGCCTGTTTGTCGAGCCCGTGTGGCTGTTTTATCGCACCGACGCTGCACTGCGCCTGCACCACAGCCCCCGGCTCGATGGGCTGCGGCAGCTGCGTGGCATGCGGGTGAATGTGGGCTCGGACGGCAGCGGCGTGCCCACCTTGATGGACCGGCTGCTGGAAGCCAACCGGCTGGAAAAAGGCGCCGTGACCATGTCGCGGCTGGAGGAGACCCCGGCCACCGTGGCCTTCCTGGCGGGCAAGCTGGACGCCCTGGTATTTGCGTCGGCCCCCGAGTCGCTGATGGTGCAAATGCTGCTGCAAACACCCGGTGTGCAATTGCTCGACATTGCCCAGCACGAGGCCTATGCGCGGCGCTTTCCCTTCCTGTCGCCCGTCACGCTGCCGCGTGGGGTGGTGGACTTGGCCAGCAATGTGCCGGCGCGGGATGTGCGCATGGTGGCGTCCACCACATCGCTGCTGGCCCGCGAATCGACTCACCCGGCCTTGCTCACGCTGTTTGCCCAAAACGCACAGCGGCTGCACAGCAGCCCGGGTTGGTTCAACCGCGCACGGGAGTTTCCGAACATGCGGCACAGCGAACTGCCCATTGCCAAGGAAGGCGAGCGCGCCATCAACGAGCCGGTGCCGATGATGCAGCGCTACCTGCCGTTCTGGCTGGCCAACCTGATTGAGCGCATGTGGCTAGTGCTGGGTATTTTGCTGGCCGCGCTGCTGCCACTGTCGCGCATCGTGCCGCCGCTGTACCAGTTCAGGGTGCGCTCGCGCGTGTTCCGCTGGTATGGCCGCCTGCGGGAAATTGAAGACACCGTGGAGTCTCAGCCCGCCGAGCATCCCGAGATGCTCAAAGCCCTGGACGCCCTGGAGGCGCAGGTGGAAAAGGTGACGGTGCCGCTGTCGTACGCAGACGAGCTGTATGCGCTGCGCAACCACATCCACCTGGTGCGCAAGAAGCTGCTGCGGGCTTGA
- a CDS encoding P1 family peptidase codes for MSSTPPASDAGSITRVAGIEVGHHTDSRRPTGCTVILARDGAVAGVDVRGAAPGTRETDLLHPSNLVEKVHAIVLAGGSAWGLDAATGAVRWLEEQGIGFDVAVGRLPLVPAAVLFDLLVGDMRIRPDAAAGYAACQAANRADPAEGNVGAGAGAAVGKIFGIGHAMKGGVGTASVTVAGVTVGALVACNALGDVLNPDTAQVLAGARTDDGHGLRDTRRALLRGEPPQPLLAGTNTTLGVVATDARITKVQAHRLAIAAHDGLARSINPVHTMSDGDTVFALGTGCVEAHPGMMVLATMAAEATARATARAVLAARSVTTAEGLHLPGMADWRPS; via the coding sequence ATGAGCAGCACCCCACCCGCCAGCGACGCTGGCAGCATCACCCGCGTGGCGGGCATTGAGGTTGGCCACCACACCGACAGCCGCCGCCCCACGGGCTGCACCGTCATCCTGGCGCGTGACGGCGCCGTGGCCGGTGTGGATGTGCGCGGGGCCGCCCCCGGCACCCGCGAGACGGACTTGCTCCACCCCTCCAACCTGGTCGAAAAAGTGCACGCCATCGTGCTGGCCGGTGGCAGCGCCTGGGGGCTGGATGCGGCCACGGGCGCCGTGCGCTGGCTGGAGGAGCAAGGCATTGGCTTTGACGTGGCCGTGGGCCGCCTGCCACTGGTGCCTGCTGCGGTGCTGTTTGATTTGCTGGTGGGCGACATGCGCATCCGCCCCGATGCGGCAGCGGGCTATGCCGCCTGCCAGGCCGCGAACCGGGCCGACCCGGCAGAAGGCAACGTGGGCGCGGGCGCAGGCGCGGCCGTGGGCAAAATTTTTGGCATAGGCCACGCTATGAAGGGGGGCGTGGGCACGGCTTCGGTCACGGTGGCGGGCGTCACGGTGGGGGCTTTGGTGGCGTGCAACGCACTGGGCGATGTGCTGAACCCCGACACCGCCCAGGTGCTGGCGGGTGCCCGCACGGACGACGGCCACGGGTTGCGCGACACCCGCCGCGCCCTGCTGCGCGGCGAGCCCCCCCAGCCGCTGCTGGCGGGCACCAACACCACGCTGGGCGTGGTGGCCACCGACGCACGCATCACCAAAGTGCAGGCCCACCGGCTGGCCATTGCGGCACACGACGGGCTGGCCCGCAGCATCAATCCCGTACACACCATGAGCGACGGCGACACCGTGTTTGCCCTGGGCACCGGTTGTGTGGAAGCCCACCCCGGCATGATGGTGCTGGCCACCATGGCCGCCGAGGCCACCGCACGCGCCACGGCACGGGCGGTGCTGGCCGCACGTTCTGTCACAACCGCCGAAGGCCTGCACCTGCCGGGCATGGCAGACTGGCGCCCTTCCTGA
- a CDS encoding DUF411 domain-containing protein, producing MTHYTPTPTKNTRRQWLAQAMACTLAGPALTAYAAAPTPVEVWKDPNCGCCQDWVDHMQAHGFAVTIHATGNNAVRARLGLPQKLGSCHTALVGGYVVEGHVPASDVRALLKQKPQALGLAVPGMPVGSPGMDGAVYGNRRDPYDVLLVARDGSTRVFKSYPGHQKEST from the coding sequence ATGACTCACTACACACCCACCCCAACGAAAAACACCCGCCGCCAGTGGCTGGCCCAGGCCATGGCCTGCACACTGGCAGGGCCCGCGCTCACGGCCTACGCCGCCGCGCCCACCCCGGTTGAGGTCTGGAAAGACCCCAACTGCGGCTGCTGCCAGGACTGGGTGGACCACATGCAGGCCCACGGGTTTGCCGTCACCATCCACGCCACGGGCAACAATGCCGTGCGCGCCCGCCTGGGCCTGCCGCAAAAGCTGGGCTCGTGCCACACCGCGCTGGTGGGCGGCTACGTGGTGGAAGGCCATGTGCCCGCCAGTGATGTGCGCGCCCTGCTGAAGCAAAAGCCCCAAGCCCTGGGCCTGGCCGTGCCCGGCATGCCCGTGGGCTCCCCCGGCATGGATGGCGCGGTGTACGGAAACCGCCGTGACCCCTATGACGTGCTGCTGGTCGCCCGCGACGGCAGCACCCGCGTGTTCAAAAGCTACCCTGGCCACCAGAAAGAATCCACATGA